The window GACAGCTTTTAACAGGACTGGTGGTTCCTCAGCACTGTTCTGAGATGCGAAAAAAATTAGAGTTAAGAGAAAGATTTTATGTAGTCAGAGAGCAACTTATGGGTCCTGGATGCTTATGGGTGAtgccaaaaagaaaggaagggaagaaggcagTCACATAAAATTTGTCTGCTTTGCAGTTTGGTTTTGGTCTTGTGGCCTTTGCCACTGGAAATTGTTCTGTGCTGTATTTAGCTACGAGAATGCTGGTACCTGATGGTGAAAACTGCTTGTTTTCAATATCCTTGTTCTTGCTTTAAAGTGAATTAAATTTTAGTGCTTATGTATGCCTTAGGATCTCTCTATATGTGACACCACACTTGAAACATTCTCATCGCTGCTAATTATGAGCAATTTCAGAAGAAAGGTATGACAAGAGTTTTAGAATCATTGTGTCGtcaaaacactatttttaaaattttctcatgtGGTTTACCCTTAGATTAAGATTTCTGCCTGCTCCATGCCTATGTCTATAAAGTTAGTTTAGCACACAACAGTTAAGAAACCAGCAAAGCATCTACATACAATCCTTTCCCTGGACAAGCATTGGTTCCTCTATATGAGTCTCAAAGATATAAGATAAATGTTGCCCGTCAAATGTGATTGCCATAGTTAAAGCAGGCATCTGGTTGCATTTTAGCTGCCCAAGTTTCAAGGTTGCTGctctttaagaaaaggaaggTGTAAAGGAGAGACTTCCAGGCTTACCTTTACAAACTGGAACCTGCTGTGTCCATTGCCCTTGTGCAGTGCATTCaacctgggctggcccctgcagcaCGAAGCCTTCCTCACAGGTGAAGTTGCAAGATGAGTTGAAGGTGAACTCTCCAGCAGAGGAGTGGCTACAGCTCACAAAGCCATTCTGAGGATGGCCGATGGCACCACACGTCACAGCTGTAACACATATGCCCATTTACATTAGCAGGTCTGGCTTGCCCATTTCAAGTAGaggttgagaaaaaaatgtttacagtaaCTCTTGACAGGGAGCAACTCTACCTTTACACGTCGGCTTCTCGTTGTCCCAATTCCCAGATGAGGTACACTGGAGGTGCTGGGGTCCCGTTAGTTCAAACCCTTCCTGACAGTCAAATGTGCAGGTTGTGTTCCATGGGAAGCTTCCAGGGCTTTGGGAACATTGCATAACTCCATTGGCAGGATTCGTCAAAGCATCACACTCAACCACTGGGGATTTGAAAGAGCATCATGAATTTCACAGAAGAATGATATGTTCACTTCCTGTTGAACTGGAGTTTATAGCAGAGTGAGGGAGCTGCCTTCAAAGGGCAGATGCCAAAGCCCTATGTTAATTCGTGGGGACACGCACACCTACAATAAAgcttttatgctttttatattcatgttttcatCTTCTCTGATTGATTTTTACTTTGACTATGCTGAGTGACCTCTCATCTATTTTATCATCTCTCTCATCAGGTCTCTGATCTATTTTACATAGgacaaaagtgaagaaaaagccCTTCTAGCTCAGGATTTATGAGTAGTAGTGATAGAAACAGTGACATATGCAGGACGTTCATTTATTTGAGCCCAGGAGGAGGACCTGGAGGAAAGAGTTTCTTATGCCTGTCCTAAAAgaagactgagagagaaaaagagatattgAGACTGCTTGATTATCATGGTCTTCAATTAGTCCATTGTACGAGAGAAGTTAAACAgggaaagaagatgagaaagtcATTAAGATTTCTAGAGCGTGGTGCCACTGTTTTATACATTCCCTTAAAAATTACCAGAGCCTCAGAAATACCCATTTCAAACATAGCATAAAAACTTCCTCAAACCAAGCAGGTACCACattggctatatatatatattggctGAGAGAAcaagtttaattaaaaacaaccacaaaaagagTTTTCTCCGGAGTTTTGAAATGTTATAAGTTGGATAAAAACTAAGACAATGAGAGATGAGTTAGAGAACGTTCTGTGCGTTCTGAGAGAGATTTACCATggcaggctggaggaggagcGCTCCACTCTCCGGAGGAAGTGCACTGCATGGCCTCTGTTCTGCTTGGGAGGTAGCCCTCTTCACAGCTGACCGAGCAGGAAGAATTGTAGCTGAAGTTCCCCAAAGGGTGGGTGCAAACAAGGCGTCCGTGCTCAGGAGCTTCCTGTGCTTGACAGGTCACAACTGAAAAGGCAAATCAGATCAGTTCTGCACCTCTCTCACCTTGTGTAGGAGAGAAGAACACTGAAAACCATAACTACTGTCTCCTGAATGTTTCCTATGAGCCAAGCACCATGAAAACATTATACCTGTATTTGTTCATATAATCCTAACCACAAGCCTGTGAAGTTGGTACTacgattatccccattttgcaatGAGAAAGCTGGGACTTAGAGAGTTTAACTACCTTCTCCAGGTGCCATAACTAATAAGTGGTaaatctgggatttgaacccaggaaggtCTGACTTCATAGCCTCAGCTCTTAACCACCAACCATACGACAGCATATGCCCCAGGGAAGGGAAGACATGAAGACCTGACTGCAAAGCCAGCTAGGACACAAGATGGTGCCAGCATCTCAAGGGAAGGAGTGGGCGAAACCAAGACTTACCTTGCTCACACCTGAGTCCAGTAAAGCCAGGGTGGCACTGGCAAGTGTAGTTGTTGATGGTCTCCACACATTCACCGTGGCCGCTGCAGGATGTATGGGTACAGGCAGCTGCAGAAAATACAATCCATGAGGAGGAGGATTGTTATTGTGCTTATAATGCAGTTCCTTTGAATTTAGGGTCAACAAGGTGCAACAAACACATCACCAAAGATACGGAGTGCCAGAGATTTTAACTGAAGTGCTTTACACAATGCCAAAGATGAGTTTTAGGCTCAACTATTTTAAACCTTGATGTTAATGTACGGATGTCAGGGGTATAGCTGTCACTGGCACCAAGAATAGAAAATTCGCTTTATCACAAACTCTGAAGATATCTCCTCTaccataaataaaaacaagtaacTAAAATAAGTATTGTATGTGTCTGTACacactttatatattatagacCTGTATGCACGCAcgcatgcatatatacatataaatgcatTCTTGCCTANNNNNNNNNNtgcatatatacatataaatgcatTCTTGCCTAcatttgcatatatacatataaatgcatTCTTGCCTACATTtgcacaaaaaagcaaaaagagatacTCTATTAGTCAAGCAGAATGTTTTAAAACcatatcttttaaaacataaaattatcacAATAGAGACCAATTTTTGCATACTGTCAACAAATTGTCAAGATGCCCACCCAGTGAAACGACCTCCCCTGACGGCGTCCTGCTCCCTACCTGTGTAGCACAAGGCAAgcttctttttattgcaattctCATCATTCCACTTGCCCGCATCCTTGTATCTCTTGATGTAGATCTCCACACAGTCCTCATTTTGCTTATTGTTCGGTTCACCTGGAGCCCAGTTCTTGGCTTCTTCAGTCAGAGGCTTCTGGGTCCCTATCCAGACCCACTTATCATTGACCTTTCTGATTCCAATCCAGTAGTAACTTGGTGAATGGTTGAATATGGAGTTGagatatttaatttcttcctggTTTTGAATCGCAACCAGATGCGTGTACCTTTGCTGACAATAAGCACTGGCCTCGTCAAAAGTCATGTTTGTTGTGGAGGCACTGTAAGACCAGGCGCCGCTCTCCTTAATCAGAAGCACTAAGGAGGAAAACGTGAAAGGAATGAGAAAGTTTAGTCCTGCCGTCGTTTGACTCTGTTGACTagggttttatttcttattttatttatttattttatttctttatttatttctttatttgtcttatttctggCATACAGCGTCTTTTGGGATGACTCAAATGTTTTTCACCTTTTCCAAAGTAAGAAGGGGTATAGACGGGGGAACTGCCATTTATTGTGCATCTATTTTGTGATTGACCCTCCACTTGGTGCTTTACCTAGACTCACCCACCATAACCTATCAGAATACCCACTTCACAGTAGAATAATTATCAGGATAACTACACCTTATTGAGCATCAtctgagcactttacatgaaGCATGATACTGAATTCTCGCAATGCCTCTGGGAAATAGATTATTTCTGAACAACACTTTACACATAAGGAAGCTGAGACACACAAAGATAAAGTAAATTGCCCCCAGTCCCAGGCATAACACATTgcggggagaggccagggatgctgctacaCATCCTACAATGTGCAAGCCCCACGAGGAAGAATTATCCGGTCCAAAATTTCAATAGTGCTGAGGAGAAGAAACCCTAGTGTAACTAATGACGTTGACTTACCAAGAGTGAGAGCAGAGAGAAACTGTGAAGCAATCATGACTTCAAGAGTCCTTCTCATCAAAAGATTAGACTTGAAATGCTTTTCTGGGGGAGGAAAAGTACAAAATTAATTATAGAAAGAAATCCTAAGTAGCCAGTTACTCACATCACTTCACAGTGAGGTTTATGGCAGCATCATAAGATTGTAGGTAAAGGATTCTGGGGCCACAATCTTTGTTCATTTCAAAGAAGGTAACttgaataaatacatacaaaatttaaGATTTTCATCACTTAGGTCAAAGAGAAAAGCCAGGTTTTAACTAGTCTGAGTACAATAAGAGCTTGCCCAGGTCTTTTATCAGAAGATATTCTGCATATCTATTCATATTGATAGTCTATGTTTTATTGCCAAGGCTGCTCTAGTAAAGATTTCTTGCACTTACTGTTTTGTGAAGAGCTTGTTTCGGCGTTGGATTCCTCGTGTGTCACCACTGCTGCTGTCTCGTTCCTCTCTTGCAGTGCTGATGTGAAGTCAGCCAAGAATTGTGGAGCACTGCTCCTGCTGGAGCCCTTTTATAGGCAGGCTCGCTTCCTGTGAATAATTGGAGGATATGTCCATCCCTAGTAAAGAGGAATTCCCCAGCTGCATCCAAAAAATTCCTGGGACTATCCGTAACGCTAAAAATTACAATGATCTCAGAAACTCTAAACCTTAGAATTAATTCTCCTTGGTTCATGCCTCCTTATTTTACATGAATTCTGTTAATATGACACAAATGTGTGGTTTTTAATTCTAATAACATAAAAGATatgtctttaaaaagttttttaacaaTTGCTTATTAGCAATATCTCTCCTGTAATTGTGGTAGGAATTAGAATTTCATAAACGTAAGTGAACTAAGAATAGTTTTGTCGTCTATGGACCACtctcctcaattttctcatccacAGCTGGCAATAATGGCTTACCgctcactttttttctctctctcccctaccaATTCAACCTGTTGTAAGTACTGTCTCACAGAGGAATGAATCACAAGGTTCATTCTCAGATTCTGTGCATAGTTATGGCAAAATTACTCGAAATGCTGTCTGTCacttaaatgtttgaaataataccctgtttcttaaaaataacaaaaacggGAAACAGGCTTAGGTGTTTATGTCTAGAAAACACTCATGATTTGTtcagtgaaaaaataaagatgaaagctATATATACTCATATTTAATTGACCCAAATTTtgttcaaaagttttaaaatatgaatgtgcaaagaataaaaactgtaccaaaatgttaacagtggctATCTCTGGATGTTAGGATTTGGGGTAATTCTTATATCCTTCAAGATTACTTTCAGCATTTTCCAACTTTTGGAATAGGCTTCTATTACTTTTATGGTAAAAATAACACAGTTTAAAGAATCCTGTGTCCAAATGCCACTGAaggggatatatatatacatatatatatataaaatattatttattcctcCTCTTCATGTTGACATTTCTTTTGGGTAATTGTATATCCATTCCCCATCTCTGTACCTTGTCTAATTTAAGTAATAGAGACAGTAAATGGGcatcattttaatttccataatCTGTAGGGTTTCAGAGATCAAGTGAAGCCAATATTCCATaattacagctttttaaaataggaGATCTAAAACTGTGTCTCAGCAGACAAGAATGGATAGTTGGGTGGGTAACAGGCTTAGTTTTCTTACTACTCGTTAGCCCTGGCTCTTTCTACATACACAAAAACAGTCAAGACCTAACTCAGAGAAAGCAGTTAAAATCCTTGATGCCCCATTAAATATCCATTGGGTATTTTGCATGTTCTTCTATTTAATTAcctaatcctcataacagcctaCGAAATGAGCACTTTTATTAtcttcgttttacagatgaggaaattaagaacCCAGGATTTTACCTGACTCATCAGAGGTGCAGAGCTAAGGCATTGAAACCCAGGCAATCTCCAGGGCTGACTCCCTTAGCTGCCACCATGGTTTCTCTTGTTAAGGCCACCATGAGCCTCTCTGTTCTACCCAAGTCTTCCGTTCTGCCCAAGTCTCCAGTCCTTGCCCTTTTCTTCCCAAGAGCAACTTGATCATCCCAGCTCTCCGCTGGAGGGCTGTGTCCTGGATTCCGAGACATGAAAGCAGAAAGGGACCCTGGAGGCAGTGAGCAGTAGAGAAAAGATGCAGTGAGAATGGACCCTGGGTCCTCAGCATACAGGGATCAAGTGGACAAAGAAACAAGCAAGGCAGGCTGAGCTATACCTGGGAAAAGCTGTCAAGGCCTACACCACACTTCCAGGAGATCCTGATTCAAAAGCAAATTCTCTCTACGGCTAGAGggcaaaatgattattttaaatttacattgacAGAACTTCAGGGAGGGAACCCGATAACAGGAGcccaaataagagaaataaagagcgGAAGAGATTTGTAAGCAAAGGTAATTTATTATTGTTAGCAGCAGAGGTGTGATATTCCAAACCACTCACCCTGACAGCCAATCTGCATTCTCTCAGAATATTCTCTATGTCCCTGCCCCTGAGGTTGAAAATTAGGTCCCAGGATACTGGGAGCTGAGGGGCTTTCTTCAGGCTCCAAGATTGATGAAGAAGCCATAGACAAACCCAGTTTGCCTCTCATAGAGAGACCCCAGCACAGTGAGGGGCAGGAGTGGGATGACAGCTGGACTGTCGCCCCTTCACCTGCTTTTTCCTGTCAGGATCTGACGAGGGGCACCCACTTGTTGGAGATGGAGGAatgatttgaaaaggaaattgaatgaGAGTTGAATAGCAGGGGATGTTGAATATTATTTCCCGCTCCCCAAATAAACCTAATTTCCCCAAATAACAGGCTGCTAGAGGTGCCTCAAGACTCCACCGAATCTCCCAAGCTTTGAGGATGTAGCCTGCTGACTTGGGGCTGCTCAGTTTTCAACTCTGGTTTCATTTGAACCCTTTTACAATCTCCATCTTGAGAGagccaaagagaaaaggaaagaagccGGTGCAAACATGGGCACACCCCAGGCGCCACCGGGCCTATTTCATCTCTGAGGCGCCACGCTTCCCGGCCTCATCATCGCCTTTCCTGGAAGGTCCTTGCTCTCTCCTCTACATACTTTAATGGGACATCAAGGGCTATACGCACTTTTGTTTCTGTGCCCAGGCCAACTCATTCTCACCTTTATGGCAAAGGGGCATCCCTGATGgagtgagagagaggcagaaaaaaggATTTTGGGTTTCCCAAGACAAACGTTACAGTTTTATCCAAGGCCATCCTGTACACGGTCAATAAGCTAGGGACAGATAAAAGCTATAGACAGGAGATTATTGTGTTTAATGGAAAGTAGGACTGGCTATAACCACATGTGGCAAGACCATCTGTCAAGGTATGAATTTAGCTTTGGTTTCTCACTGCTGAAGGGAGCTGCAAGCATGGGGAGTGGCCTTGCTGAGGCTCTAGTTTCCCTTACCTGtgggcacagtgctgggcacttatttttttaaagccttggTACCTTTTCCCCAAAATCTAGTCTGCTAACATCTAAGGTACTTCTGCAGAGTCTAAGGTAGGGAGAAGAAATCCCAATAAAGATTCAGTCCTATTTGCAGAACACAGATGTGCTATTTCTTCACACCCcaaatcatgaaataaaattaataccaATGTATCATCATCGTATAGAATGGCATTTCTTATTTGATCAAAGCATAAGCATATTTGATGGAAAATTGGTCTGGTTCCCTCTAAATTCATTCCCCAGGAAGGCATGTTCGTTCAATTTGGGATTTGTAGACATCTTAGAAGATCAGGTAGGAGCCTTGGGCTTTCTCTCGGTTTGTGCTCCCGCACACAGGGGGAAGAGTGCGGTTCTCAGACTTCTGTCATATGAAGACTCACCTGGGCAGATCATTTAAAACATGTGTCTTCAGGTCCAACACTCAGAGACTCTGACtcaataggtctggggtgggcccgGGAAGCTCCACGTTCAATGAGTagctcaggtgattctaatacaGATGCCCAAATCACCCCACACTCTGAAAGATGCTGGTCCAGGGCCACCTAATATGGGAGATAATATCAAGAGGACCCACTGCAGGTGCTCAACTAGACGTAGAATTTTGACCAAAATATCATTGGAGCTAATCCTGACACCCTCTCTACTGGAAGACCACAGACGTCATTTGTAACAGTGGGGCAAATCTGAGGAATATCTAGGAGGCGTCTGCATTTTGAATTCCTCGTACACAGAAAGTAAGTGGTTTTTAACCAAACAAAGAGAAAGTTCTAAAGAAGTAACATAACTATGTATTTTAAGttaatctcttttttcctctgattcAAAAAGATCCTCTAATTCCCCTTTCTGAACTTCCTAGACGATTCtgagatttataattttaatgagtTTCTTTGCTTCCTATTTGGCAACACCTTATCTTGAACCTTCCGTTTTTCTGTTTTGGGCTCTAAGAACTAACTAATGGGAATAGCTCCAAAATGAGCCAACTCCGGAGATTTCCCAAGGCGGAGGAAAGAAGTTCAAGTGGACTTGGGAATGAACAGAGCTGTTCCTGACTGAGCTGGCAGTTGttaacagaaggagaaaatgcCCCTGGATTTTAGAAAAGCCCCCTGCTTGTTTTCTTTGGCCACTGTGCTGCTTGTTTTGTAAGACAGAAGTTTCCTAAAGGGCTATTATTAGCTTTGCTTTCAGTGCCTCACACCAGAAAAATTCTAGCCTGGTCACTTGTTGAACAACGAGAGATTGCTGTCTTACATTAATTAGACCTGTGACTTGGAGCAAGCTTCTTTGCCTCTTTAATTAAGTTCCAGATTTCCCATCTAAGAACCAAAGGTACTTGACTACAGTCCCTACCAGCTGTAATATGTTATGACATGTTAAATATAGGAAAAGACAGTAATTTAAATCCAAGTGTTCATTATTTTTCCTTGCTGGGAAGTTTTTAGctaataattaatgatgattCCATATATAAcgtgcctactgtgtgccgagcactttacatacatttctTCATACAAATTTCACAAAATGAAAGGTAgacattattatttccttttacagaGGATGAAACACAGACCTAGAGAGGTTAACTTGCCTgttttttcaattaataaatgaTCGAGCAGGAATTCAAATCTGTGTCTGAGTTATTCTAAAGCCCATGTTTTTTGTGTTGACTTCCTGTCTGCTCAGATTGAAATATACcttaattttttcatgaaaatgttaTAGCAACCTCTTTGACTTCCTGTTCCCCTACCGGGCTCTATAACTTCAGTGTCTTAGGTTGGGTCCCTTCTGAAGCAGACTTTGAGACAAGCATATGTGTGCAAGTCGTTTAtctgggaggtgatcccaggaagaaacagtaggggagagaggaagtgagacaaggaaagaaaggaatctaGTAAAGAGTATGCCAATAATCATGTTACCACTGTGGGAACCAGGACTCAGCCCCACTAGAGAACTCTGGGAGACATCACAGTGAATCCCCAAGGATGGGGCAAGGGGATATATGGTGCTGGGGGATATATCcactgtggaaattaataaaacaaaccttaactaaattggagtcagaaAAACCTATTGGGGGAGTTCTCACTCCCCATCACACATGGTCAATTataccaaacaggaagagatggaCACTTGCATCTTGGActggaagtaaaactactttactactgaaggaagatttctctccccacctggcaacagcccagccaatgaggagCCGTTTCTGCTgtgaactgttactttcctccaatggacttcCATTTAGAACAGTCCTCCCtattcccctttttctctctaaaagcagctctcttcctttcttttccagatttgcctatggtttgccatagcaatcttgaattgtaattcttttggctattctgaaataaactcattttgagataaaataggcatatttgctttttaagttgacaccACCGACTCCAGTCAATCATTGGCTGAGGGCTGATCCTGGGAGGGTGTGGTTAATTCCCTTGCACTTCCAAATTGATTCCTGAGGCCAATGAAAGCCCTCCACAAAGATTTGCAGGTGCTTGTGGTTGGAAATGACATGACCCAACTCAGGTTTTAAAAGGATGATCTATATACTGTGTTGGGACAAGATAggcatgtttattttctattgctgtcataacaaattactacaaatttgatggctgaaaacaacccaaatttattatttcatagtttctgtaggtcagaagtacAGGTTGGCTCAACTGGTTTCTCTGTTTTGGGTTTCACAttgccaaaatcaagatgtcagccagtTGGGCTCTTCTTGGGAGAGTCTGGAAAGAAttcacttccaaattcattcagattgttggcagaatcaAGTTCCtagtggttgtaggactgaggtccttgTTTTCTTGCCAGCTGCTGGTCAGGAGTCATTCTCAGCTGCTAGAGGCCTCCTGCATTCCCTGGCTGATGGCCCCCTTGACCTTCCAAACAAATAAGGGCAGGTAGAGTCCCTCTCTTTGAATCTCTCTAACTTCCCCTTCTGCCTcatctctctgcctgactgctaCTTCCTCTTCTACTATTAAAGTCTCATGCAATTACATTgggctcacccagataatccaggataatcttcctatcttaaggtcagttgattagcaacccgaattccatctgcaaaatcccttcccAGCAGTAcatagattagtgtttgattggcAAACCAAGGATTTGGGGTCTTGGTGGGTGGGAGAAGAACATGTAGGCAGTAGGGAGTTAGTCAAAGAGAGTCAATCCAGGTGCTAGGTGAATAGCTAGCCTAAATTAGTGCTGGTATGCTAAGGCCAATTCTGTGGTGATGTGGTTTCTGACTTGGTGTTTATTATACCTCCTCTGCTTAGAAGTGGGACTAATTCCCTGAATCCAGGGATAGTCTGGACTTCTAAGTGGGAATTAAATATACAAAGTATAGCAGACATTGTAGTTTCCCACCCAGTTCCCCTTGGCACTCATCTTTCCTGAATAATCcagtttctttagtttttatatCACACTTGTTCCTTCACTCTTTAAACTGATACCGCATACATGGAGACTTCACTTACTTgaataataattatgattattaatCTAGCAGCTACCCTTGATTGGCCACTTCACACCAGAGGCAATACAAAGAACTTTGAACATATCATGTCATTTGATTACCATAACATCATTAAGAAATAGGTTTTACTATCCctatattacagatgaggacactgaggcttagagagtttaaataacttgcctcaGATCTCATAGCctgtaagtggcagaactaggacCCAAACTCAGGTCCATCTAGC of the Equus quagga isolate Etosha38 chromosome 13, UCLA_HA_Equagga_1.0, whole genome shotgun sequence genome contains:
- the SELE gene encoding E-selectin, with protein sequence MRRTLEVMIASQFLSALTLVLLIKESGAWSYSASTTNMTFDEASAYCQQRYTHLVAIQNQEEIKYLNSIFNHSPSYYWIGIRKVNDKWVWIGTQKPLTEEAKNWAPGEPNNKQNEDCVEIYIKRYKDAGKWNDENCNKKKLALCYTAACTHTSCSGHGECVETINNYTCQCHPGFTGLRCEQVVTCQAQEAPEHGRLVCTHPLGNFSYNSSCSVSCEEGYLPSRTEAMQCTSSGEWSAPPPACHVVECDALTNPANGVMQCSQSPGSFPWNTTCTFDCQEGFELTGPQHLQCTSSGNWDNEKPTCKAVTCGAIGHPQNGFVSCSHSSAGEFTFNSSCNFTCEEGFVLQGPAQVECTAQGQWTQQVPVCKALQCKALSRPERGYMSCRPSTSGSFQSGSSCEFSCEQGFVLKGSKKLRCGPTGEWDSEKPTCEAVRCDAVRQPQGGLVRCTHSAAGEFTYKSSCAFSCEEGFELRGSAQLECTSQGQWTQEVPSCQVVQCASLAVPGKVNMSCSGEPVFGAVCTFACPEGWMLNGSAALTCGATGHWSGMLPTCEATAKSNIPLTVGLSAAGTSLLTLASFLFWLLKRLRRKAKKFVPASSYQSLQSDGSYQMPSESA